A stretch of the Phormidium ambiguum IAM M-71 genome encodes the following:
- a CDS encoding DNA-binding response regulator — MKTILAIGSNTQTQNTYLESLEQKGFDIINAENVFAALRLAQEKLPDLIICNLITPGVNGSEILSKLRQEATTAIVPVILFLAKANCSEIRKYMDLGADDYLIQPFTMEELLGAIAAKLKRQDAVKQWYFTKFQPAKTLETKTTQALFPSVSKLDQCFNFIETHYHQQITLKDVAQAVGYSPAYLTDLVKRQTGQSVCRWIIKRRIAEACRLLTATNYAVYQIGETVGYTDANHFIRQFRQFNGMTPQAWRHLHES; from the coding sequence ATGAAAACCATTTTAGCGATCGGCAGTAATACACAAACTCAAAATACTTATCTAGAGTCTCTAGAACAAAAAGGATTTGATATTATCAATGCAGAAAATGTTTTCGCTGCTTTACGATTAGCACAGGAAAAATTACCTGATTTGATAATTTGTAATTTGATAACGCCAGGAGTGAATGGTTCTGAAATATTATCTAAACTTCGTCAAGAGGCTACTACAGCGATCGTTCCTGTGATTCTCTTCCTAGCTAAAGCTAACTGTAGTGAAATTCGCAAATATATGGATTTAGGAGCAGACGATTATCTAATTCAACCTTTTACAATGGAGGAGTTATTGGGTGCGATCGCAGCAAAATTAAAAAGACAAGATGCTGTCAAACAGTGGTATTTTACTAAGTTTCAACCAGCTAAAACTTTAGAAACAAAAACTACACAAGCACTATTTCCTTCCGTTTCTAAACTGGATCAATGTTTTAACTTCATTGAAACTCATTATCACCAACAGATTACTTTAAAAGATGTCGCTCAAGCAGTTGGTTACTCTCCAGCTTACTTAACTGACCTTGTAAAACGACAAACTGGACAATCAGTATGTCGCTGGATAATTAAGCGTAGAATTGCAGAAGCTTGCCGTTTATTAACAGCAACTAATTATGCAGTTTATCAAATAGGTGAAACAGTTGGCTATACAGATGCCAATCATTTTATTCGACAGTTTCGCCAATTTAACGGTATGACTCCTCAAGCTTGGAGACATTTGCACGAAAGCTAA
- a CDS encoding CAP domain-containing protein, which yields MNQAYIDRVVQLTNIERQKVGLPPLKFNSQLAKAAQEHTNNMAKGDFFSHTNPNGSSAANRVSAKGYRWSYVAENIYAGGDTPEEAVKEWMNSPGHRKNIFSEKAREIGVGYYFLANDRGKINYKHYWTQVFAAPR from the coding sequence ATGAATCAAGCATACATCGATCGCGTTGTCCAACTCACCAACATTGAACGCCAAAAAGTTGGTTTACCACCACTTAAATTTAATTCTCAGCTAGCTAAAGCCGCACAAGAGCATACTAATAACATGGCTAAAGGAGACTTTTTCTCTCACACCAATCCTAATGGTTCTAGCGCAGCAAATCGAGTTTCTGCTAAAGGTTATCGCTGGTCTTATGTTGCAGAAAACATTTATGCAGGTGGTGATACCCCAGAAGAAGCAGTTAAAGAATGGATGAATAGTCCGGGACATCGGAAAAACATTTTCAGTGAAAAAGCCAGAGAAATTGGGGTTGGCTATTACTTTCTTGCTAACGATCGGGGAAAAATCAATTACAAGCATTATTGGACTCAGGTTTTTGCTGCTCCCAGGTAA
- a CDS encoding D-Ala-D-Ala carboxypeptidase family metallohydrolase, whose product MTTTLNVSYKSLSQFIEANAPTVLLTDCPLELIKEIQSILKIDVDGIVGSMTKQAFAEFKQDNDLEFPLNLGVTTAKELLKQKGQEETSTNEPNNENSPANINPNAGSRTGNFMKLPTREVVYENELIVAGIPLTWGEATKGCTRVPTSKEYVDNAIKLAKVWGEVREKFGSPLVITSGYRPPQVNRSIGGARNSQHLYFRALDMKPMNEDYKKLLEVLKASKFTGLGDAVFMGRDKGFFHADIRPGSRVIFSY is encoded by the coding sequence ATGACTACCACATTGAATGTAAGCTACAAATCATTATCTCAGTTCATCGAAGCAAATGCACCCACTGTTTTACTAACAGATTGTCCTCTAGAGCTAATCAAAGAAATACAATCTATTCTGAAAATTGATGTAGATGGTATTGTTGGCTCAATGACAAAACAAGCTTTTGCTGAATTCAAACAAGACAATGATTTGGAGTTTCCCTTAAATTTAGGAGTTACTACAGCTAAGGAATTACTCAAACAAAAAGGTCAAGAAGAAACATCTACCAACGAGCCCAACAATGAAAATTCCCCAGCAAATATTAACCCGAATGCTGGTTCGCGCACAGGTAATTTCATGAAGCTTCCTACGAGGGAAGTTGTCTATGAAAATGAATTAATTGTGGCAGGAATCCCTCTTACTTGGGGCGAAGCTACAAAGGGTTGTACTCGCGTTCCTACAAGTAAAGAATATGTAGATAATGCTATTAAGTTAGCAAAGGTTTGGGGAGAAGTGCGAGAAAAATTTGGTTCACCTTTAGTAATTACTTCTGGTTATCGTCCACCACAAGTAAACCGCTCAATTGGTGGCGCACGTAATAGCCAACATCTCTATTTTCGGGCTTTGGATATGAAACCTATGAATGAGGATTATAAAAAACTTTTGGAAGTTTTGAAAGCATCTAAGTTCACTGGTTTAGGAGATGCAGTTTTTATGGGTCGTGATAAAGGATTTTTCCATGCAGATATTCGCCCTGGTAGCCGTGTTATTTTCTCTTACTAA
- a CDS encoding peptidoglycan-binding protein — protein MTTTAIKLPILRLGDGIDSPELQDEVKLLQTKIGLLADNIDGKFGSVTEIIVKRFQQSKGLLTDGIVGQETWSILLDEPVEVFLPYSLTVGSFNIERIVSSIKFPTIRKYARKSIPLILQECESNGVTERSQIAYILATAQHESHLGELMVELASGNAYENRKDLGNTQPGDGAKFKGRGFVQITGRKNYTDWSTRLSINLIENPEKAASDEIAAKILVQGMRNGTFTGLKLGNFISSSKHDFVNARKIINGLDRAKEIAAIAENFLQVL, from the coding sequence ATGACTACAACAGCAATTAAACTGCCTATTCTCCGTTTAGGAGATGGAATTGACTCACCAGAATTACAAGATGAAGTCAAGTTACTGCAAACAAAAATCGGTTTATTAGCCGACAATATTGATGGCAAATTTGGTTCAGTAACAGAAATAATAGTCAAGCGTTTTCAACAAAGCAAAGGTTTACTTACTGATGGCATTGTTGGTCAAGAAACATGGTCAATTTTGTTAGATGAACCCGTTGAAGTGTTTCTTCCTTATTCACTAACTGTTGGCTCTTTCAATATTGAGAGAATTGTTAGTTCAATTAAGTTTCCCACAATTCGTAAATACGCTCGTAAATCTATCCCCTTAATTCTGCAAGAATGCGAAAGCAACGGAGTAACTGAACGATCTCAAATTGCCTACATTTTAGCCACTGCACAACATGAATCTCATCTTGGTGAATTAATGGTAGAACTTGCCAGTGGTAATGCTTACGAAAATAGGAAAGACTTAGGAAATACTCAACCTGGTGACGGTGCAAAATTTAAAGGTAGAGGTTTTGTGCAGATTACCGGACGCAAAAATTACACAGATTGGTCAACCCGACTCAGTATCAATTTAATTGAAAACCCAGAAAAAGCCGCTTCTGATGAAATTGCCGCCAAAATTTTGGTTCAAGGAATGCGTAATGGCACTTTCACAGGTTTGAAATTAGGTAACTTTATTAGCTCAAGTAAACACGATTTTGTCAATGCCAGAAAAATTATTAATGGTCTTGATAGAGCTAAAGAGATCGCTGCTATTGCGGAAAACTTTTTGCAAGTTCTTTAA
- a CDS encoding 3D domain-containing protein, whose amino-acid sequence MFNTSSQTYTVQSGDTLSLIAGKFYGDGNLWNLIYEANRSAIGFDPNQIQVGMVLVIPPKDNSTTLPSNGTRLNLEATFYSMEETFCHTPASGVHGITLQAAFSGQWQSKCQGQKVSRVQCAVDPNVIPMLKNFTLVLWDGREVPAAALDKGTAVIGNRIDIFVDTVNEAIELGRKPVTVIL is encoded by the coding sequence ATGTTTAATACATCTAGCCAAACCTATACCGTGCAATCCGGTGATACGTTATCGCTGATAGCCGGAAAATTTTACGGAGATGGCAATTTATGGAATTTAATTTACGAGGCTAATCGAAGTGCGATCGGATTTGACCCTAATCAAATTCAAGTTGGAATGGTACTTGTGATTCCTCCCAAAGATAACTCTACCACTCTGCCCAGCAACGGCACTCGCTTAAACCTAGAAGCCACATTTTACAGCATGGAAGAAACCTTCTGCCATACCCCTGCTTCTGGCGTACATGGCATTACATTGCAAGCAGCATTTTCAGGTCAATGGCAGTCAAAATGTCAAGGTCAAAAAGTTAGTCGCGTCCAATGTGCAGTAGATCCAAACGTTATTCCGATGCTAAAAAATTTCACCTTGGTACTTTGGGATGGAAGGGAAGTTCCCGCCGCTGCATTAGATAAAGGTACGGCAGTTATAGGTAACAGAATTGATATCTTTGTCGATACCGTCAACGAAGCGATCGAGCTAGGTAGAAAGCCAGTTACCGTAATTCTTTGA
- a CDS encoding glycoside hydrolase family 19 protein: MSCAIGSSYTIKSGDTLAIIAGRELGDSNRWRDIKKPDGSPFTEEEARNLWVGQEICLPKNGSVTPPSSGNGFASIVSRQTYEAMFPNRNALYNYDNLVTATQKYPQFCNQGSSEQRRREAAAFLANIAHETTGGWDTAPGGRYAWGLYFIQEVGCENGNCTQYCDPSNSRYPCVPGKTYHGRGPIQLSWNYNYGQVGEALGINLLANPDLITSDGTIAFQTALWFWMTPQAPKPSCHAVMTGGWKPSPNDASMGRAPGFGMTINIINGGLECSIPTNSKVSDRVGFYERFCQMLGVSMGDAVYCDRMKHY; encoded by the coding sequence ATGTCTTGTGCGATCGGCAGTTCATACACGATTAAATCTGGAGATACACTTGCTATTATTGCAGGGCGCGAATTAGGTGATAGCAATCGTTGGCGGGATATCAAAAAACCAGATGGTTCTCCTTTTACAGAAGAAGAAGCCAGAAATTTATGGGTTGGTCAAGAAATTTGCTTGCCCAAAAATGGGTCGGTTACTCCACCTTCATCGGGCAATGGTTTTGCAAGTATTGTATCGCGCCAAACTTACGAAGCTATGTTTCCCAATCGCAATGCTTTGTATAATTATGACAATTTGGTGACAGCAACTCAAAAATATCCGCAGTTTTGCAATCAAGGTTCATCAGAACAACGCCGAAGGGAAGCAGCTGCGTTCTTAGCTAATATTGCCCACGAAACTACAGGAGGTTGGGACACTGCCCCTGGTGGGCGTTACGCTTGGGGTTTGTATTTCATTCAGGAAGTAGGTTGTGAGAATGGGAACTGCACACAATACTGCGATCCAAGCAACTCTCGCTATCCTTGTGTACCGGGGAAAACCTATCACGGACGTGGCCCAATACAGTTGTCGTGGAATTACAATTACGGTCAAGTAGGCGAAGCTTTGGGGATAAATCTGTTAGCTAATCCAGATTTAATAACATCAGATGGTACGATCGCTTTTCAAACAGCTTTGTGGTTCTGGATGACTCCCCAAGCACCAAAACCTTCTTGTCATGCAGTGATGACTGGTGGTTGGAAACCTTCTCCCAATGATGCAAGTATGGGACGTGCGCCCGGTTTTGGAATGACAATTAACATTATCAATGGTGGTCTTGAATGTAGCATACCAACTAATAGTAAGGTAAGCGATCGCGTAGGTTTCTACGAGCGTTTTTGCCAGATGTTAGGTGTGAGTATGGGTGATGCTGTTTATTGCGATCGCATGAAGCACTACTAA
- a CDS encoding CAP domain-containing protein: MSSMLNNLYTIKPGDTLFKIAEQYLGDGNRWTEITKANGMPFTEDEVVNLQPGQEVCLPGETITVPSPPQNNVNPMIAEILAAHNKYRSQVGVPPLTWSNTIANSAQQWANHLAATGKFQHSGVRYGENLWMGTENHFSLTQMVDSWGNEKKDFIPGQFPNVSRTGKWQDVGHYTQVVWRNTTEVGCALVSSGGRDILVCQYNPPGNFQGQKAY; the protein is encoded by the coding sequence ATGTCTTCTATGCTCAATAATTTATACACAATTAAGCCAGGAGATACACTTTTTAAGATTGCCGAACAATACTTAGGTGATGGTAATCGTTGGACAGAAATCACCAAAGCAAATGGTATGCCATTTACAGAGGATGAAGTTGTTAATTTACAACCTGGCCAAGAAGTCTGTTTACCTGGAGAAACTATTACTGTTCCTTCACCACCGCAAAATAATGTTAATCCGATGATTGCAGAAATTTTAGCAGCGCATAATAAGTACAGGTCACAGGTAGGTGTTCCGCCGCTAACTTGGTCAAATACGATCGCCAATAGCGCCCAGCAGTGGGCTAATCATCTCGCAGCAACAGGTAAATTTCAACATAGCGGTGTTCGTTATGGAGAGAACCTTTGGATGGGAACAGAAAATCATTTTTCCTTAACTCAAATGGTAGATTCTTGGGGAAACGAAAAGAAAGATTTTATTCCTGGTCAATTTCCTAATGTTTCCCGTACTGGTAAATGGCAAGATGTCGGTCACTATACCCAAGTAGTTTGGAGAAATACCACAGAAGTTGGCTGTGCTTTGGTGAGTAGTGGTGGGAGAGATATCCTAGTTTGTCAATACAATCCACCTGGAAATTTTCAAGGTCAGAAAGCTTATTAA
- a CDS encoding S8 family serine peptidase, which translates to MSDSLELIPVSNNLNANSIGLTGQLLNSSGFPSADLLGLPNYRQHVSSFSYPPQTNSDSSLEFIEDVNILGTSIRGIEDYHHYSNFPNSSTSYMETGLGNHIFQDILGESKSDKLANSIIESTLDTLTGETINGTITGTSENDSIDFATLSDVLIVLGSLRADNFTFEHSSNRTVFSGNGNVDFGSGKKDILDLSSFDLRTVNFNLAKPTGGGVIFNPGNGDRVFDAITLTDGSEILFEGIDSIKFADTTIDLSVTPNDPMFKDQWNLHMMGVHNAWGFTTGSKDVLIGVQDTGLGVNSNGAIHDDLLGRTTRYPSNYSDDFFRNVQDENYGPKGTSHGTAVQSIIAANGNNGTGMSGINWDSSVFHIDVLDNNVGDRSVAQATQNMIDKAKEQGQRLVINMSLSNSNGVNPAFEQLVANNVDNALFVISSGNKDVNTISHPSSLAQKYSNVVAVGASWGTRDWYNNEKNPGTRISYANWWGSNYGNGLTLMGPSEVIATSATKTSPDSSVAFSYNDRFNGTSAAAPNVAGVASLVWSANSNLTASQIKQIMSQTAYDLGTKGYDTTYGHGFVNADAAIRRAMAMKFSSTSQNGNQA; encoded by the coding sequence ATGTCAGATTCTCTAGAATTAATTCCAGTTTCTAACAATCTAAATGCCAATTCTATCGGATTGACAGGGCAACTATTAAATTCATCAGGGTTTCCATCAGCAGACTTACTCGGACTTCCGAATTACCGCCAGCACGTTAGTAGCTTTTCTTACCCTCCTCAAACTAATTCTGATTCTTCTCTAGAATTTATAGAAGATGTAAATATTTTGGGAACAAGTATAAGGGGAATAGAAGATTACCACCATTATTCAAATTTCCCCAATTCCAGTACAAGTTATATGGAGACAGGACTAGGCAACCATATTTTCCAAGACATCTTGGGCGAATCTAAGAGCGACAAACTAGCAAATTCAATTATTGAATCAACTCTGGATACGCTAACAGGTGAGACAATTAACGGTACGATAACTGGTACTTCTGAAAATGACTCGATCGACTTTGCAACCTTATCCGATGTATTAATTGTCTTAGGAAGTCTCAGAGCAGATAATTTCACATTTGAACATAGCTCTAACCGAACAGTATTTTCTGGTAATGGTAACGTAGACTTTGGCAGCGGAAAGAAAGACATTCTCGATCTTTCCAGTTTTGATCTGCGTACAGTTAATTTTAACTTGGCTAAACCTACAGGTGGTGGGGTAATATTTAATCCGGGAAATGGCGATCGCGTTTTTGATGCGATTACTTTAACTGATGGCAGTGAAATCCTTTTTGAAGGAATTGATAGCATCAAATTCGCAGATACCACCATTGACTTGTCTGTAACACCCAACGATCCTATGTTTAAAGATCAATGGAACTTGCACATGATGGGAGTTCATAATGCTTGGGGCTTCACTACAGGTTCAAAAGATGTATTAATTGGAGTACAAGACACCGGATTAGGAGTTAACAGTAATGGTGCTATTCACGATGATTTATTAGGCCGTACAACACGCTACCCAAGTAATTACTCTGATGACTTCTTTCGTAATGTCCAAGATGAAAATTATGGGCCTAAAGGTACTTCTCACGGTACTGCGGTGCAAAGTATAATTGCAGCAAACGGCAACAATGGAACAGGAATGAGCGGTATCAATTGGGATTCTTCTGTATTCCACATTGATGTTCTTGATAACAATGTTGGCGATCGATCTGTAGCTCAAGCCACACAAAATATGATCGACAAAGCTAAAGAGCAGGGTCAACGCCTCGTAATTAACATGAGTTTGAGTAATTCCAATGGTGTCAATCCAGCATTTGAGCAATTAGTTGCTAATAATGTTGATAATGCGCTTTTCGTAATTTCATCAGGCAATAAAGATGTTAACACTATCTCTCACCCTTCTTCGTTAGCACAAAAGTACAGTAATGTCGTTGCAGTTGGTGCTTCTTGGGGTACTCGCGATTGGTATAATAACGAGAAAAATCCTGGTACTCGTATCTCTTATGCAAATTGGTGGGGTTCCAACTATGGCAATGGGCTGACACTGATGGGACCATCTGAAGTAATTGCCACCAGTGCTACTAAAACATCACCTGATTCATCAGTCGCGTTTAGTTATAACGATCGCTTCAACGGCACGTCAGCAGCAGCGCCCAACGTTGCAGGGGTAGCTTCTTTGGTATGGAGTGCAAACAGCAATCTCACTGCTTCTCAAATTAAGCAAATTATGTCACAAACAGCTTATGACCTTGGTACTAAAGGCTACGATACAACTTACGGTCATGGATTTGTCAATGCTGATGCTGCTATTCGACGTGCGATGGCAATGAAATTCAGTTCAACTTCTCAAAATGGCAATCAAGCTTAG
- a CDS encoding filamentous hemagglutinin N-terminal domain-containing protein — MIKFWLSASFYLLSFTSLALKAEAQIVPDGTLPNRSVVTPQGNVNVIEGGSRAGGNLFHSFQEFSVPTGTEAFFNNAGDIQNIFSRVTGRSISNIDGLIRANGVANLFLLNPNGIIFGPNARLNIGGSFLASTGNSFKFADGIEFSAKNPQGTPLLSINVLIGLQYGSNPGSIQIQGSKLQVLNGQILSLMGGDIKLEGGSLLASGGRVELGGVAGEGTIQLDADGSWNFSEEISRADVFLSDGAVVDVIADRGGSITINARNIDLNGNTTRLTSGIAANSASKAQAGDIVINATGAITLESSRIENNVQSDAIGKGGQINILTQSLSLKDGAQIDTSTFERGNGDAGNIKVIARGIVSLDGVRTVGKDEFPSYIRSPLEKEAIGNAGDISIEAESLIVTKGGGFTTRTNGRGNAGNITITARNLVSFDGADPESKFSSIASTTVEKAGIGNSGNINIKAKIVSLTDSARLLAYTKGDGNAGSITVLAQEQVLVDGVNRFDEASGIITSVRPEAISGNGGNIRIEVEAGSVLFSNGGLLSAATSKGNAGNITIIAHDSISFKSAVRIDKTTRSSIATTRVEKGALGDAGDIYIQAKRVFLKDGGSLLAETYGKGNGGNITIVASENLLLDGVSKLSNKVDSAIVSSVEKTAGGTGGNIEIEVGSLSITNGAKIATDTSGNGKAGNVTIKAKGDLVLDGVGINDRSSRISIGSEQDTNDKGGNLYIEAKSVSISNGAVLRATTDGKGDGGNITINSNVLEVKGGGQILTTSRSSGKAGNISLTISDSILLSGSDQKYDARLARLLQLKDPNKIDNVGSASGVFANTQGGGGNIDVRSPLLFLRRNSSITTNAKGENIAGGNITINVDILAAAENSDISANSQDSRGGQVRIIAQGIFGTQLGDTQTSKSDITATGKDSSLSGTVEINSPEVDPNSGLINLPENVVDTSGLLAKGCIARRRETGTFYIIGTGSLPTRPGDAVVSLYSTGTVRSLSGASTTNNNSTELPASEWQSNDSIIEAQGVYKLENGQLVLGYQCPD; from the coding sequence GTGATAAAATTTTGGTTGAGTGCTAGTTTTTACCTGTTAAGTTTTACCTCATTAGCATTAAAAGCAGAAGCGCAAATTGTGCCGGATGGAACTTTACCAAATCGATCGGTTGTGACACCGCAGGGTAATGTTAATGTGATTGAGGGAGGGAGTAGGGCGGGTGGTAATTTATTTCACAGTTTTCAAGAGTTTTCTGTTCCCACTGGTACGGAGGCATTTTTTAATAATGCTGGTGATATTCAGAACATTTTCAGTCGTGTCACTGGAAGGTCAATTTCTAATATTGACGGGTTGATTCGTGCAAATGGTGTTGCTAATTTATTTTTATTGAATCCGAATGGAATTATTTTTGGACCCAATGCAAGGTTAAATATTGGTGGTTCGTTTTTGGCGAGTACGGGGAATAGTTTTAAGTTTGCTGATGGGATAGAGTTTAGTGCAAAAAATCCTCAAGGTACGCCTTTATTGAGTATTAATGTACTCATTGGTTTGCAATATGGAAGTAACCCTGGAAGTATCCAGATACAAGGGTCTAAGTTACAAGTTCTCAACGGTCAAATTCTCAGCCTAATGGGTGGTGATATCAAGTTAGAAGGTGGGAGTTTGTTAGCTTCTGGAGGAAGAGTAGAGTTAGGAGGAGTAGCAGGAGAGGGAACGATACAACTCGATGCTGATGGTAGCTGGAATTTTTCTGAAGAAATTTCGCGTGCTGATGTATTCCTCAGTGATGGAGCCGTAGTAGATGTAATTGCCGATCGCGGAGGCAGTATTACTATTAACGCTAGAAACATCGACTTAAATGGAAATACAACTCGTCTTACCTCTGGTATCGCTGCTAATTCTGCTTCAAAAGCTCAAGCTGGTGATATCGTAATCAATGCTACAGGAGCAATAACATTAGAATCGAGTCGGATTGAAAACAACGTTCAATCAGATGCTATTGGAAAAGGTGGTCAAATCAATATTTTGACTCAATCATTATCGTTAAAAGACGGCGCTCAAATAGATACCAGTACCTTTGAAAGAGGAAACGGAGATGCAGGTAACATAAAAGTTATTGCCAGAGGTATTGTCTCATTGGATGGGGTAAGAACAGTAGGAAAAGATGAGTTTCCTAGTTATATACGTAGCCCACTAGAAAAAGAAGCTATAGGCAATGCAGGAGATATCAGCATTGAAGCTGAATCATTAATTGTCACCAAAGGCGGTGGATTTACAACAAGAACAAATGGACGGGGAAATGCAGGTAATATTACAATTACTGCTCGTAATCTAGTCAGTTTTGATGGAGCCGATCCAGAAAGTAAGTTTTCCAGTATAGCCTCTACTACAGTAGAAAAAGCTGGTATCGGCAATAGTGGAAATATTAATATCAAAGCTAAAATAGTTTCTTTGACTGATAGTGCTCGTCTCCTTGCATATACTAAAGGTGACGGAAATGCAGGTAGCATTACAGTTTTGGCTCAAGAGCAAGTTTTAGTGGACGGGGTAAACCGTTTTGATGAGGCAAGTGGAATAATCACTAGCGTTCGGCCAGAAGCAATAAGTGGTAATGGAGGCAATATTAGAATTGAAGTCGAAGCTGGGTCAGTTCTTTTCTCGAATGGGGGTTTGCTAAGTGCTGCTACTTCCAAGGGAAATGCAGGTAACATTACGATAATTGCCCACGATTCTATTAGCTTTAAAAGTGCGGTTCGGATTGATAAGACGACACGCTCTAGTATTGCTACTACTCGTGTTGAAAAAGGTGCACTTGGCGATGCTGGCGACATTTATATTCAAGCAAAAAGAGTATTTCTGAAGGATGGTGGCTCACTCCTAGCCGAAACTTATGGTAAAGGAAATGGGGGAAATATTACTATTGTTGCCTCAGAAAACCTTTTATTAGATGGAGTAAGCAAACTTTCTAATAAAGTTGATAGTGCTATTGTCAGCAGCGTGGAAAAAACAGCTGGGGGAACTGGTGGCAATATCGAGATTGAAGTCGGATCGCTTTCAATTACTAACGGAGCAAAAATTGCAACTGATACTAGTGGAAACGGAAAAGCTGGAAATGTGACCATTAAAGCTAAGGGTGATCTTGTTTTGGATGGGGTGGGCATCAATGATAGATCTAGTAGAATTTCCATTGGTTCCGAACAAGATACAAACGACAAGGGCGGTAATCTTTACATTGAGGCAAAGTCAGTCTCTATCAGTAACGGTGCTGTATTGAGAGCCACAACAGACGGAAAAGGGGATGGCGGTAACATTACCATTAATTCGAATGTTTTGGAAGTGAAAGGTGGTGGGCAAATTCTTACAACTAGTCGGAGTAGTGGTAAAGCTGGTAATATCAGTCTCACCATTTCTGATAGCATCCTTCTTTCTGGCAGCGATCAAAAGTATGATGCTCGTTTAGCTCGACTTTTGCAACTTAAAGATCCTAATAAAATTGATAATGTAGGTTCAGCTAGCGGCGTATTTGCTAATACCCAAGGTGGAGGAGGAAATATTGATGTGCGATCGCCTCTCCTATTCTTACGTCGCAACAGCAGCATAACCACCAATGCAAAGGGCGAGAATATTGCTGGAGGCAATATTACTATTAATGTTGATATTCTAGCAGCAGCAGAAAATAGTGATATTTCTGCCAATTCACAAGACTCACGAGGCGGTCAAGTGAGAATCATTGCACAAGGCATTTTTGGTACTCAATTGGGCGATACACAAACCTCAAAAAGCGATATTACCGCTACAGGAAAAGATTCTTCATTAAGTGGCACAGTAGAGATTAACTCACCCGAAGTTGACCCTAATTCTGGCTTAATCAACTTACCAGAAAATGTAGTTGATACTTCTGGGCTACTAGCAAAAGGTTGCATCGCTAGAAGGCGAGAAACAGGTACTTTCTATATCATTGGTACAGGAAGTTTACCAACTCGTCCGGGAGATGCGGTCGTTTCTCTATATTCTACTGGCACTGTGCGTTCTCTATCGGGTGCTAGCACAACTAATAATAATTCAACTGAATTACCTGCTAGTGAATGGCAATCAAATGATTCAATTATAGAAGCGCAAGGAGTTTATAAATTAGAAAATGGACAGTTGGTTTTGGGCTACCAATGTCCAGATTAA